The following proteins come from a genomic window of Mus musculus strain 129S1/SvImJ chromosome 17 genomic scaffold, GRCm38.p6 alternate locus group 129S1/SvImJ 129S1/SVIMJ_MMCHR17_CTG2:
- the Mog gene encoding myelin-oligodendrocyte glycoprotein precursor → MACLWSFSWPSCFLSLLLLLLLQLSCSYAGQFRVIGPGYPIRALVGDEAELPCRISPGKNATGMEVGWYRSPFSRVVHLYRNGKDQDAEQAPEYRGRTELLKETISEGKVTLRIQNVRFSDEGGYTCFFRDHSYQEEAAMELKVEDPFYWVNPGVLTLIALVPTILLQVSVGLVFLFLQHRLRGKLRAEVENLHRTFDPHFLRVPCWKITLFVIVPVLGPLVALIICYNWLHRRLAGQFLEELRNPF, encoded by the exons ATGGCCTGTTTGTGGAGCTTCTCTTGGCCCAgctgcttcctctcccttctcctcctccttctcctccagttGTCATGCAGCTATGCAG GACAATTCAGAGTGATAGGACCAGGGTATCCCATCCGGGCTTTAGTTGGGGATGAAGCAGAGCTGCCGTGCCGCATCTCTCCTGGGAAAAATGCCACGGGCATGGAGGTGGGTTGGTACCGTTCTCCCTTCTCAAGAGTGGTTCACCTCTACCGAAATGGCAAGGACCAAGATGCAGAGCAAGCACCTGAATACCGGGGACGCACAGAGCTTCTGAAAGAGACTATCAGTGAGGGAAAGGTTACCCTTAGGATTCAGAACGTGAGATTCTCAGATGAAGGAGGCTACACCTGCTTCTTCAGAGACCACTCTTACCAAGAAGAGGCAGCAATGGAGTTGAAAGTGGAAG ATCCCTTCTATTGGGTCAACCCCGGTGTGCTGACTCTCATCGCACTTGTGCCTACGATCCTCCTGCAGGTCTCTGTAGGCCTTGTATTCCTCTTCCTGCAGCACAGACTGAGAG GAAAACTTCGTGCAGAAGTAG AGAATCTCCATCGGACTTTTG ATCCTCACTTCCTGAGGGTGCCCTGCTGGAAGATAACACTGTTTGTTATTGTGCCTGTTCTTGGACCCCTGGTTGCCTTGATCATCTGCTACAACTGGCTGCACCGAAGACTGGCAG GACAGTTTCTTGAAGAGCTAA